One stretch of Rosistilla oblonga DNA includes these proteins:
- a CDS encoding PH domain-containing protein produces MAKEWFIRQGGKSFGPYRSDKLKLLASEGRIESTAQVANDKSGPWHPVTRLTSLKLKNQAATNVMPELPPQIPEPAPPFVPEAITSNATQNISRGEEELWKGRPSQITNIKSYIMCALFCWLIVPIFVAIWRYLVVNSIRYELTNQRFRVSWGVLSRHMNELELYRVKDIGFSQTFFQRLTGLATISITSSDSSTPYTSIESIPATRAKMVRERLRTVVEELRDRKRVREVDYASH; encoded by the coding sequence ATGGCCAAAGAATGGTTTATTCGTCAGGGTGGAAAAAGTTTTGGTCCCTATAGATCAGATAAATTGAAGTTACTTGCGTCTGAAGGTCGCATCGAATCCACAGCTCAAGTTGCAAACGACAAATCAGGGCCGTGGCATCCGGTCACTCGGTTGACGAGTCTTAAATTGAAGAATCAGGCTGCCACCAACGTCATGCCTGAACTGCCACCGCAGATCCCTGAGCCAGCACCTCCTTTTGTGCCTGAAGCGATCACGTCGAATGCGACACAGAATATTTCGCGTGGCGAAGAGGAGTTGTGGAAGGGCCGCCCGTCCCAGATCACGAATATAAAATCGTACATCATGTGCGCCCTGTTCTGCTGGCTCATTGTCCCAATTTTCGTCGCGATTTGGAGATACTTGGTCGTAAACTCTATTCGGTACGAACTGACGAATCAGAGGTTCAGGGTTTCGTGGGGCGTATTGTCTCGGCACATGAACGAACTGGAGTTGTATCGAGTGAAAGACATTGGCTTTTCTCAGACGTTTTTCCAGAGACTTACGGGCCTTGCGACGATTTCGATTACGTCGTCTGATAGTTCGACGCCATATACATCCATCGAAAGTATCCCTGCAACCCGGGCTAAGATGGTTCGTGAAAGATTGAGAACGGTCGTTGAAGAATTGCGTGATCGTAAACGTGTTCGAGAGGTGGACTACGCTTCACATTAG
- a CDS encoding aminotransferase class V-fold PLP-dependent enzyme: protein MNDSATGQHRREHWQLNPAIDFLNHGSFGATPTVVLEAQRRFRDAMESDPIEFLAPERELLPKLDRVREVIAQLVNADARDIAWVRNATDGVNAVVQSFPLKPGDNVVVTDHGYNACSNAVRYAAERCGAEVRVAEIPFPIASPDEVVDAIGRTIDDATRLLLIDHVTSPTGLVFPIEAIADVARRRGVRVLVDGAHAPGMLAIDLPRLGVDYYTANHHKWLCAPKTSGFLWVKPELQAQVRPTVISHAANRAIDGRSRFISEFDWTGTFDPSPLLAVPAAIEFLDSLFPGGIAELMQSNHRMALQSRDRLCAALDIEPPAPDAMLGSLVALPLPISDAPLQKILRDQHGFEFPIYPGPKPDTRLMRVSLQAYNDVEQIDRLADLLPKLLV from the coding sequence ATGAACGATAGCGCGACCGGGCAACATCGCCGCGAGCATTGGCAATTGAATCCGGCGATCGACTTCCTCAACCACGGTTCTTTTGGTGCAACACCGACCGTGGTCCTGGAAGCCCAACGTCGATTCCGCGACGCGATGGAAAGCGATCCGATCGAGTTCCTTGCTCCCGAACGCGAACTGCTGCCCAAGTTGGATCGTGTTCGCGAAGTAATCGCACAGCTTGTGAATGCCGACGCACGCGACATCGCCTGGGTCCGCAACGCCACCGACGGCGTCAACGCGGTCGTGCAATCGTTCCCCCTGAAACCGGGCGACAACGTCGTCGTGACCGATCACGGTTACAACGCGTGCAGCAACGCCGTTCGCTACGCCGCCGAGCGCTGCGGCGCGGAGGTGCGAGTGGCTGAGATCCCGTTTCCGATCGCAAGTCCCGACGAAGTCGTTGACGCGATCGGGCGGACGATCGACGACGCCACACGGTTGCTTTTGATCGACCACGTTACAAGTCCGACCGGCTTGGTCTTCCCGATCGAAGCGATCGCCGACGTCGCCCGCCGACGCGGCGTGCGTGTGCTTGTCGACGGCGCTCACGCACCGGGAATGCTCGCGATCGATCTGCCGCGACTCGGCGTCGACTATTACACCGCCAATCACCACAAATGGCTCTGCGCGCCAAAGACCTCCGGATTTTTGTGGGTCAAGCCAGAGCTGCAGGCACAGGTGCGGCCGACGGTGATCAGCCATGCTGCCAACCGTGCGATCGATGGCCGCTCGCGCTTCATCAGCGAATTCGATTGGACCGGCACGTTTGATCCCTCGCCGTTGTTGGCGGTTCCCGCCGCGATCGAGTTCCTCGACTCGCTGTTTCCCGGCGGGATCGCGGAACTGATGCAGTCGAACCATCGCATGGCATTGCAGTCGCGCGATCGATTGTGTGCGGCGCTCGACATCGAACCGCCAGCTCCCGATGCGATGCTCGGCAGCTTGGTCGCGTTGCCGCTGCCCATCTCGGACGCTCCGCTGCAAAAAATTCTCCGCGATCAACACGGCTTCGAATTCCCGATCTATCCCGGCCCCAAACCCGACACGCGTCTGATGCGAGTTTCGTTGCAAGCCTACAACGACGTCGAGCAGATCGATCGCCTAGCCGATCTGCTGCCGAAGCTGCTGGTGTGA
- a CDS encoding cytidine deaminase — MNPNDAKPAAEDPDPLTPLIDVACDVRQQAYAPYSNFQVGAALLAESGAIYRGCNVENVSFGLTLCAERTAASAAVAAGERAFKTLVLVTTGSVSPCGACRQFLIEFGAALEIVLVEASTRQITQRISLSELLPNQFSNFREG, encoded by the coding sequence ATGAATCCTAACGACGCTAAGCCTGCCGCCGAAGATCCCGATCCGCTGACTCCGTTGATCGACGTCGCTTGCGACGTCCGCCAACAAGCGTATGCACCGTACAGCAACTTCCAAGTCGGTGCGGCTCTGCTGGCCGAATCGGGAGCGATCTACCGAGGTTGCAACGTCGAAAACGTTTCGTTTGGACTGACCCTTTGCGCCGAGCGAACGGCCGCTAGCGCTGCGGTCGCCGCGGGCGAACGCGCATTCAAAACCTTGGTGCTGGTAACAACCGGCAGCGTCTCGCCGTGTGGCGCCTGCCGACAGTTCCTGATCGAATTTGGTGCGGCGTTGGAAATCGTGCTGGTCGAAGCGTCGACCCGCCAAATCACCCAGCGGATTTCATTGAGCGAGCTGTTGCCGAATCAGTTCAGCAATTTTCGCGAGGGGTAA
- a CDS encoding protein N-lysine methyltransferase family protein: protein MTPSVLNRPANQVDHNQVAWIRKLEARASARYAWHYEPVMAAGKRRRFASATCPDDLLVAATKRQEAGEQGVEEPFWATVWQAAVGLDWFIETFDLPGRQVLELGAGTGRAGLAAALRGAEVTITDGMTDPLLLAQLSTWDLPNCHVRRLRWGEEQLDRKFSLILGSDVTYNRKFWTELEVAMRQHLEPGGVILFSDPCRLIANEFRDWIGPRGWSYSESHVPHCQDAHRSIRIMQLRLS, encoded by the coding sequence TTGACGCCATCGGTTTTGAATCGCCCCGCCAACCAAGTCGATCACAATCAAGTGGCTTGGATTCGCAAGCTGGAAGCCCGCGCGTCGGCGCGTTACGCCTGGCACTACGAACCGGTCATGGCCGCGGGCAAGCGACGTCGGTTTGCCTCGGCAACCTGTCCCGACGATCTCCTTGTTGCTGCGACTAAGCGACAGGAAGCGGGGGAACAGGGAGTCGAAGAACCGTTTTGGGCGACGGTTTGGCAGGCAGCGGTGGGACTCGATTGGTTCATCGAAACGTTTGATCTGCCTGGCCGCCAGGTGCTTGAACTGGGAGCCGGAACGGGCCGTGCTGGCCTGGCGGCGGCGCTCCGCGGTGCGGAGGTGACGATCACCGACGGGATGACCGATCCGCTGTTGCTGGCTCAGCTGTCGACTTGGGATCTGCCCAATTGCCACGTCCGCCGCTTGCGATGGGGCGAAGAGCAATTGGACCGCAAGTTTTCATTGATCCTCGGTTCCGACGTGACCTACAACCGCAAGTTCTGGACGGAGTTGGAAGTTGCGATGCGGCAACATCTGGAGCCCGGCGGAGTGATCCTGTTTTCGGATCCCTGCCGTTTGATCGCCAATGAGTTTCGCGACTGGATCGGGCCGCGCGGCTGGTCGTACAGCGAGAGCCACGTGCCACATTGCCAAGACGCCCACCGCAGCATCCGCATCATGCAACTGCGCCTGTCCTAA
- a CDS encoding alpha-keto acid decarboxylase family protein — MSKAESNHNGAAESRRPMANLSIGEYLIRRLSDYGIEHLFGIPGDYVLSFYSMLEQSRLKVIGCTREDCAGYAADAYARLHGMGAVCVTYSVGGLSVCNSIAGAYAEKSPVVVISGAPGMNERKNNPLLHHKVRDFRTQLEVFQKVTIDALELTDPLTAFADIDRALDAADRFKRPVYIELPRDMVHAVPPITHSFRQPTWEPDVKAIDEAAAETAQRIAAAERPVIVAGVELHRFGLQNQLVELAERMQIPIATTILGKSVISEHHPLFVGLYEGAIGRNEVTEFVEQSDLILLLGTFMTDINLGIYTANLDLDKCVYATSEALQISHHHFHNVALGEFLDRLNSLDLKPTTRTIPDAITFHRDREPFEIEPTAPLRISRLMSRLNTCLDLDTVVIADVGDALFAATELVTHDRGEFLSPAYYTSMGFSVPAAVGAAAARPDHRVVVLVGDGAFQMTGCELSTLVRNGCSPIVIVLDNHGYGTERYLQAGDWEYNEIQPWAYHKMPELLGGGKGFLVDTEAEFDAALSAAWDDRSQPTIIQARLVENDASETLKRLGQRMGEKVAGR; from the coding sequence ATGTCAAAAGCGGAGTCCAATCACAACGGAGCGGCGGAGTCACGGCGACCGATGGCCAACCTGTCGATCGGGGAATATTTGATCCGACGACTCAGCGATTATGGAATCGAACATCTGTTTGGGATCCCCGGCGACTACGTCCTGTCGTTCTACAGCATGCTGGAACAGAGTCGCTTGAAGGTGATCGGCTGCACGCGAGAGGACTGCGCCGGATACGCCGCGGATGCGTACGCCCGACTGCACGGCATGGGCGCTGTCTGCGTGACCTATTCGGTCGGCGGACTGAGCGTCTGTAACAGCATCGCCGGTGCGTATGCCGAAAAGTCGCCGGTCGTCGTGATCTCCGGAGCACCGGGGATGAACGAGCGGAAGAACAATCCGCTGCTGCACCACAAGGTCCGCGACTTCCGCACCCAATTGGAAGTCTTCCAAAAGGTGACGATCGATGCACTGGAGTTGACCGATCCATTGACCGCCTTTGCCGACATCGATCGGGCGCTCGATGCCGCCGACCGCTTCAAGCGACCGGTCTATATCGAACTGCCGCGCGACATGGTCCACGCCGTCCCGCCGATCACGCATTCGTTCCGCCAGCCGACGTGGGAGCCCGACGTCAAAGCGATCGACGAAGCCGCCGCCGAAACGGCGCAGCGGATCGCCGCTGCGGAGCGTCCCGTGATCGTCGCCGGTGTCGAACTGCATCGATTCGGATTGCAGAACCAATTGGTCGAATTGGCGGAAAGGATGCAGATCCCGATCGCCACGACGATCCTTGGTAAAAGTGTGATCAGCGAACACCATCCGTTGTTTGTCGGATTGTACGAAGGGGCGATCGGCCGCAACGAAGTGACCGAGTTTGTCGAACAGAGCGATCTGATTCTGCTGTTGGGCACCTTTATGACCGACATCAATCTTGGCATCTACACCGCCAATCTCGATCTCGACAAATGTGTCTACGCGACCAGCGAAGCGTTGCAGATCTCGCATCACCATTTTCATAACGTCGCGCTGGGCGAGTTCCTCGACCGGCTGAACTCCTTGGACCTGAAGCCGACGACGCGAACGATTCCCGATGCGATCACCTTCCATCGAGACCGCGAACCGTTTGAGATCGAACCGACAGCACCGCTGCGGATCAGCCGCTTGATGTCGCGACTGAACACCTGTTTGGATCTCGATACCGTTGTGATCGCCGACGTCGGAGACGCACTTTTTGCGGCGACTGAATTGGTGACTCACGATCGCGGCGAATTCCTCAGTCCCGCCTATTACACTTCGATGGGCTTTAGCGTTCCGGCAGCGGTTGGTGCCGCGGCGGCGAGGCCCGACCATCGCGTGGTCGTATTGGTTGGCGACGGCGCGTTTCAGATGACCGGCTGCGAATTGTCGACCTTGGTCCGCAATGGGTGCAGCCCGATCGTGATCGTCTTGGACAACCACGGTTATGGAACCGAACGCTATCTGCAAGCGGGCGACTGGGAATACAACGAGATCCAGCCGTGGGCCTATCACAAGATGCCCGAACTGCTCGGTGGCGGTAAAGGATTTTTGGTCGACACCGAAGCGGAATTCGACGCGGCGCTGTCGGCCGCTTGGGACGATCGATCCCAGCCGACGATCATCCAAGCCCGGCTGGTGGAAAACGACGCCAGCGAAACGCTGAAACGTTTGGGACAACGAATGGGCGAAAAGGTTGCCGGTCGATAA
- a CDS encoding transposase, whose amino-acid sequence MLGDTAFDAKCVRAACQERGYFWIVPVNTNRVFSAKKHGKRPRVSLRIEQLPASRFQTIRLSIGSGPYAAQRRASCHRTALRRDGTKSTRTYHVHSERSEVHNVGMVMLVFSSSKPIGKKIQREGTKLLMTNAKHLSARQVCELYSLRWQIELFFKELKSTLGMNQYSFKDFEAVESWMGIVLITFCYLEWTRRRKLADRRIDDRQRKCWKHARSYTVREALLLGIRYREHQWHLRRLKTNHGLRTLRKRYTELLSQEYRCLA is encoded by the coding sequence GTGCTCGGAGACACCGCATTTGACGCCAAATGCGTGCGTGCGGCTTGCCAGGAGCGAGGCTATTTCTGGATCGTTCCGGTCAACACCAATCGCGTCTTCTCTGCAAAGAAGCACGGCAAGCGGCCTCGTGTGAGTTTGCGAATCGAACAACTTCCTGCATCACGTTTCCAAACCATTCGTCTTTCGATCGGTTCGGGGCCTTACGCTGCTCAGCGTCGAGCCTCCTGCCACCGAACGGCACTCCGCCGCGACGGGACGAAGTCAACTCGGACGTATCACGTCCACAGCGAGAGAAGCGAGGTCCACAATGTGGGCATGGTCATGCTCGTCTTTTCCTCGAGTAAGCCGATTGGCAAAAAGATTCAACGTGAAGGGACGAAGTTGTTGATGACCAATGCAAAGCACTTGTCGGCTCGGCAGGTGTGTGAGCTGTACAGTCTACGTTGGCAGATCGAGTTGTTCTTTAAAGAACTCAAGAGCACGCTGGGAATGAACCAGTACAGCTTCAAAGATTTCGAGGCGGTCGAGAGCTGGATGGGGATCGTCTTGATCACGTTCTGCTATCTGGAATGGACTCGTCGCCGCAAGCTGGCTGATCGCCGAATCGACGATCGGCAGCGCAAATGCTGGAAGCACGCTCGCAGCTACACCGTCCGCGAGGCGTTGTTGTTAGGCATTCGCTATCGCGAGCACCAGTGGCATCTGCGACGGCTAAAAACCAACCACGGCCTCCGCACACTGAGGAAACGCTACACTGAGCTTTTATCCCAGGAATACCGGTGCCTCGCCTGA
- a CDS encoding thymidine phosphorylase, with the protein MIPAVLIAKKRDGHPLNDAEITWFIEAFMRGEVSDPQMSAMAMAICLRGMTPQEISALTAAMLASGETLPRDSSSVPRVDKHSTGGLGDKVSLILAPLLACCDVQVPMISGRGLGLTGGTLDKLESIPGFCCNFDLDQSALLLKEVGCHIVSASERLAPADRRLYSLRDVTGTVESAALITASILSKKLAASLDALVMDVKVGSGAFMKSQADAMRLANSLVETGREMQLPVTALMTDMDQPLGRAVGNALEVNEVLDLLRGEGPREVRELTLQLSAEALLAAKACESRDQALLRLQRVWDDGSAMERFEKMIAAQGGRISGHLPVAAKHPIVTQRAGFVSAIECSTIGQCVVELGGGRRSTGDSIDPAVGVQVDVAIGERIESGQPLGFVFCSDDQAERWTKELQQAFIIADEVVAPRPLIIQRIESKKP; encoded by the coding sequence TTGATCCCCGCAGTATTGATCGCGAAGAAACGCGATGGACATCCGTTGAACGACGCCGAGATCACTTGGTTCATTGAGGCCTTCATGCGCGGTGAGGTCTCCGATCCGCAGATGTCGGCGATGGCGATGGCGATCTGTTTGCGAGGCATGACGCCGCAGGAGATCTCGGCGTTGACGGCGGCGATGTTGGCCAGTGGCGAAACCTTGCCACGCGACTCTTCAAGCGTTCCGCGAGTCGACAAGCACAGCACCGGCGGTTTGGGAGACAAGGTTTCCTTGATCCTCGCTCCGTTGTTGGCCTGCTGCGACGTGCAGGTTCCGATGATCAGCGGCCGCGGGTTGGGCCTGACCGGCGGCACGTTGGATAAACTCGAATCGATCCCCGGGTTCTGCTGCAACTTCGATCTCGATCAATCCGCCCTTCTTCTGAAGGAGGTCGGCTGCCATATCGTTAGCGCCAGCGAGCGGTTGGCGCCGGCCGATCGCCGACTGTACAGTCTGCGCGATGTCACGGGGACTGTCGAATCGGCGGCGTTGATCACGGCTAGCATCTTGAGCAAGAAGCTGGCAGCGTCGTTGGACGCGTTGGTGATGGATGTCAAAGTTGGTTCGGGGGCGTTTATGAAATCGCAAGCCGATGCCATGCGACTGGCGAACTCGCTGGTCGAGACCGGCCGCGAAATGCAGCTGCCGGTGACGGCGTTGATGACCGATATGGATCAACCGCTGGGCCGCGCTGTCGGCAACGCGTTGGAGGTGAACGAAGTCCTCGACCTGTTGCGAGGCGAGGGGCCGCGGGAAGTTCGCGAACTGACGCTTCAGTTATCGGCTGAAGCCTTGCTCGCCGCGAAGGCCTGCGAATCGCGCGACCAGGCCCTGTTGCGTCTGCAACGCGTTTGGGATGATGGTTCGGCGATGGAGCGATTTGAAAAGATGATCGCCGCACAAGGTGGCCGGATCTCCGGCCATCTGCCCGTCGCAGCAAAGCACCCGATCGTAACGCAGCGGGCGGGATTTGTCAGCGCGATCGAGTGCTCGACGATCGGCCAATGCGTGGTCGAACTGGGAGGCGGACGTCGCAGCACCGGCGACTCGATCGATCCGGCGGTTGGTGTGCAAGTCGACGTCGCGATCGGCGAACGGATCGAATCGGGGCAACCACTCGGCTTCGTCTTCTGCAGCGATGACCAAGCCGAACGCTGGACGAAGGAACTGCAGCAGGCATTTATCATCGCCGATGAAGTTGTCGCGCCGCGGCCATTGATCATTCAACGCATCGAATCGAAGAAACCATGA